In Vigna unguiculata cultivar IT97K-499-35 chromosome 3, ASM411807v1, whole genome shotgun sequence, a single genomic region encodes these proteins:
- the LOC114177707 gene encoding exocyst complex component EXO70B1, with protein sequence MATTTTSLGGGAGGDDRVLATAQQIVKSLRAAKEDREDMLLIFSTFDNRLSGISDLINGDDSKSSEEEELDRFEAAEKVILADASLSEEPSRQSTSLFNPPNNPAEYFSAVDEIIHWMEQFSIAPPSSAVGRTGPAIVDRAENAIQLAMSRLEDEMRHVLICNTIPLDAMSRYGSIRRVSLSFGSHDSAIDDTLESFGEVGSSRFHERGASLGDDLFVDLVRPEAVQDLREIIDRMVRSGYERECLQVYSSVRRDALDECLVILGVERLSIEEVQRVEWRSLDEKMKNWVQAVKVAVGVLLSGEKRLCDSLFGDLDDLKEICFNETAKGCVMQLLNFGEAISICKRSPEKLFRILDMYEALRDAMPDLQAMVSDEFVIGEANGVLSGLGEAAKGTFAEFENCIRNETSKKPVITGDVHPLPRYVMNYLKLLVDYGDPMDSLLEISEEDLHRFKNDLGGDGSQLEAMTPLGQRILLLMSELEYNLEEKSRLYEDSAMQQVFLMNNLYYLVRKVKDSDLGKVLGDNWIRKRRGQIRQYATGYLRASWSRALSCLKDEGIGGSSNNASKMALKERFKSFNACFEEIYRIQTAWKVPDDQLREELRISISEKVIPAYRSFVGRFRSQLEGRHAGKYIKYTPEDLETYLLDLFEGSPAVLHHIRRKST encoded by the coding sequence atggccaccaccaccacaagtCTTGGCGGCGGCGCCGGCGGAGATGACCGCGTCCTAGCCACGGCTCAGCAGATCGTGAAGAGTCTCAGAGCCGCCAAAGAGGATCGCGAAGACATGCTTCTGATCTTTTCCACCTTCGATAACCGACTCTCCGGCATCTCCGACCTAATAAACGGCGACGATTCCAAATCCTCCGAAGAGGAGGAACTCGACCGCTTCGAAGCCGCGGAGAAAGTGATTCTCGCTGACGCATCTCTCTCCGAGGAGCCTTCTCGTCAATCCACTTCTCTCTTCAACCCTCCGAACAATCCCGCGGAGTACTTTTCCGCGGTTGACGAGATCATCCACTGGATGGAGCAGTTTTCGATCGCGCCACCGTCCTCCGCCGTCGGACGCACAGGGCCCGCCATCGTGGACCGGGCGGAGAACGCGATTCAGCTTGCGATGTCGCGACTGGAGGACGAGATGCGGCACGTGCTGATTTGCAACACGATCCCGCTCGACGCCATGAGCCGCTACGGTTCGATCAGGAGGGTTTCGCTCTCGTTCGGTTCGCACGACAGCGCCATCGACGATACCCTAGAGAGCTTCGGTGAGGTCGGCTCGAGTCGCTTCCACGAGCGAGGCGCGAGCCTTGGCGACGATTTGTTCGTCGATTTGGTTCGTCCCGAAGCGGTTCAGGATCTCAGGGAAATTATCGATCGCATGGTTAGGTCTGGTTATGAAAGAGAGTGTCTTCAGGTTTATAGCAGTGTCCGTCGCGACGCTCTGGATGAGTGTTTAGTCATTCTGGGTGTTGAGCGGTTGAGTATTGAAGAGGTTCAGAGGGTTGAGTGGAGAAGTTTGGatgagaagatgaagaattgGGTTCAGGCTGTGAAGGTTGCTGTTGGGGTTTTGTTGAGTGGTGAGAAGAGGCTGTGTGATAGTTTGTTCGGGGATTTGGATGATTTGAAGGAGATTTGTTTCAATGAGACTGCTAAGGGGTGTGTTATGCAGTTGCTGAATTTTGGCGAGGCTATTTCGATTTGTAAGCGCTCGCCGGAAAAGCTGTTTCGGATTTTGGACATGTATGAGGCTCTGAGGGATGCCATGCCTGATTTGCAGGCCATGGTTTCGGATGAGTTTGTGATTGGTGAGGCCAATGGAGTGCTGAGTGGACTTGGTGAGGCTGCCAAAGGAACTTTTGCTGAGTTTGAGAATTGCATTAGGAATGAAACTTCCAAGAAGCCAGTCATAACTGGGGATGTTCACCCGCTGCCTCGATATGTCATGAATTACCTCAAGTTGCTTGTGGATTATGGTGACCCCATGGATTCGCTTTTGGAGATTAGCGAGGAGGATCTCCATCGGTTTAAAAATGATCTTGGTGGTGATGGTTCGCAGTTGGAGGCCATGACGCCCTTGGGGCAGCGGATTCTGTTGCTCATGTCCGAGCTTGAGTATAATCTTGAGGAGAAGTCGAGGCTTTATGAAGATAGTGCTATGCAGCAGGTGTTTTTGATGAACAATCTGTATTACCTAGTGCGGAAAGTGAAGGACTCGGATCTTGGGAAGGTCTTGGGGGATAATTGGATTCGGAAACGACGTGGTCAGATAAGGCAGTATGCTACAGGGTATCTCAGAGCCTCTTGGAGCAGGGCCTTGTCTTGTTTGAAGGATGAAGGGATTGGAGGGAGCTCTAATAATGCGTCGAAGATGGCTTTGAAGGAGAGATTCAAAAGCTTCAATGCCTGCTTTGAAGAAATTTATAGGATCCAGACTGCTTGGAAGGTACCGGATGATCAGCTTCGAGAGGAGCTGCGGATATCTATATCGGAGAAGGTGATTCCTGCATATCGCTCTTTTGTGGGTAGGTTTAGGAGTCAGTTAGAGGGAAGGCATGCGGGGAAATACATCAAGTATACACCAGAGGATCTAGAGACCTATCTATTAGATTTATTTGAAGGATCCCCTGCTGTATTGCATCACATAAGGAGGAAAAGTACATAG